One stretch of Halalkalicoccus sp. NIPERK01 DNA includes these proteins:
- a CDS encoding universal stress protein, producing MADRLFDRVLLPVASEKDAATTCRRLFERADEIGTIVAVHVVEKAGGGIDKAPVEQREENAEAIFAVVDEHCRGTGVDVEHRILYGTDVTETILDGADDEAASVIVFVPRESSRWANLLTGDTAYSLITETDRPVLVLPS from the coding sequence ATGGCTGATCGGCTGTTCGATCGCGTGTTGCTTCCGGTCGCGAGCGAGAAGGACGCGGCGACGACCTGTCGGCGACTGTTCGAGCGGGCCGACGAGATCGGGACGATCGTCGCGGTCCACGTCGTCGAGAAGGCCGGCGGCGGGATCGACAAAGCCCCGGTCGAACAGCGAGAGGAGAACGCCGAGGCGATCTTCGCGGTCGTGGACGAACACTGCCGCGGGACCGGCGTCGACGTCGAACACCGCATCCTCTACGGGACGGACGTGACCGAGACGATCCTCGACGGGGCGGACGACGAGGCCGCGAGCGTCATCGTCTTCGTACCGCGCGAGTCGAGTCGCTGGGCGAATCTCCTGACCGGGGACACCGCCTACTCGCTCATCACCGAGACCGACCGTCCGGTGCTCGTCCTCCCATCGTAG
- a CDS encoding non-histone chromosomal MC1 family protein produces the protein MVREDGKRNFALREDSGDESSVFSGNTPRQAALKAARRLDPAPSEDEATRTTIQLREKGTDKVHIYEGWAWEQTAPEDSPDWMPGDITEANVSKQGIEHIDE, from the coding sequence ATGGTCCGCGAAGACGGTAAACGAAACTTCGCCCTGCGCGAAGACAGCGGTGACGAATCGAGCGTGTTCTCGGGCAACACCCCCCGACAGGCCGCCCTGAAGGCCGCCCGTCGGCTCGACCCCGCCCCGAGCGAGGACGAAGCGACCCGGACGACGATCCAACTCCGGGAGAAGGGGACCGACAAGGTCCACATCTACGAGGGCTGGGCGTGGGAGCAGACGGCCCCCGAGGACAGCCCCGACTGGATGCCGGGCGATATCACCGAGGCGAACGTCTCGAAACAGGGCATCGAACATATCGACGAGTAA
- a CDS encoding quinone-dependent dihydroorotate dehydrogenase produces MSFYSLLRPALFRLPAETAHTVVTDLLNVAQRTPAMAVVRDRYRISDPRLSTDLLGQRFPNPVGVAAGFDKNGEFPRALAALGFGHVEIGGVTADPQAGNPKPRMFRLPEDGAIINRMGFNNDGADRIGARLEATDRPGIPMGVNIGKSKAAPAERAPEDYRYTYRRLADYGDFFVVNVSSPNTPGLRDLQGETHLRGILAALRDAGANPLLVKLSPDLTEGAIEDAIGVVEELELDGIIATNTSTERPESLLGRHRNETGGLSGRPIEPRSTEAVRFIAKRTDVPVVGVGGVFTAEDAYRKIRAGASLVQLYTGLVYRGPSIAREINEGLLALLERDGYESVEDAVGADLD; encoded by the coding sequence ATGTCGTTCTACTCTCTCCTTCGACCGGCGCTCTTTCGTCTCCCGGCCGAAACCGCCCACACCGTCGTCACGGATCTGCTGAACGTCGCCCAGCGAACGCCGGCGATGGCGGTCGTTCGCGACCGATACCGGATCTCCGACCCACGGCTCTCGACCGACCTCCTCGGCCAGCGGTTCCCGAACCCGGTCGGGGTTGCGGCGGGCTTCGACAAGAACGGCGAGTTCCCGCGAGCGCTGGCGGCGCTCGGGTTCGGGCACGTCGAGATCGGCGGCGTCACCGCCGACCCACAGGCCGGAAACCCGAAGCCCCGGATGTTCCGTCTCCCCGAGGACGGGGCGATCATCAACCGGATGGGGTTCAACAACGACGGCGCCGATCGGATCGGCGCACGCCTCGAAGCCACCGACCGCCCCGGGATACCGATGGGAGTGAACATCGGCAAGTCGAAGGCGGCGCCGGCCGAACGCGCACCCGAGGACTACCGCTACACCTACCGCCGACTCGCCGACTACGGCGACTTCTTCGTGGTCAACGTCTCGAGCCCGAACACGCCCGGACTCCGCGATCTCCAGGGTGAAACGCACCTCAGGGGGATCCTCGCCGCCCTTCGGGACGCCGGCGCGAACCCCCTGTTGGTCAAACTCTCGCCGGACCTCACCGAGGGGGCGATCGAGGACGCGATCGGGGTCGTCGAAGAGCTCGAACTCGACGGGATCATCGCGACCAACACGTCGACCGAGCGCCCCGAGAGCCTGCTGGGACGGCATCGAAACGAAACGGGCGGGCTCTCGGGCCGACCCATCGAACCCCGGTCGACCGAGGCGGTCCGATTCATCGCCAAGCGAACCGACGTGCCGGTCGTCGGCGTCGGCGGCGTCTTCACCGCCGAGGACGCCTACCGGAAGATCCGCGCGGGCGCGAGCCTCGTCCAACTCTACACCGGCTTGGTCTATCGCGGCCCCTCGATCGCCCGCGAGATCAACGAGGGGCTGCTCGCGCTGCTCGAACGCGACGGATACGAATCGGTAGAAGACGCCGTCGGCGCGGACCTCGATTAG